In a genomic window of Micromonospora cremea:
- the mmsB gene encoding multiple monosaccharide ABC transporter permease encodes MSRLKDLQKNLFGGTTSNARQFGMIFTLVAIVLLFQILTDGLTLRSDNLIALFQQNSYILILAIGMLMVIVAGHIDLSVGSVAAIAGILVAKSMTEWNLPWPVAILFGLAIGAIIGAWQGFWVAYIGVPAFIVTLAGMLLFRGGNQFIGNANTIPVPEGFREIGSGFLPEFGPNTGYNNATLLLGLAAAVALVWRELRLRQTRRAMDADPAPMWISILRMAVMVGVIAFAALRFASGRVGTSFPISGIILVALVIAYSFYTRNTAGGRHIYAVGGNARAAELSGVKLKRVNFFVMMNMSVLAALAGMIFVARSAASGPQDGNGWELDAIAAVFIGGAAVSGGIGTISGSIVGGLVMAVLNNGLQLMGVGTDRVQIIKGLVLLLAVAIDVYNKSQGRFSIIGSLMRPFRREDAAPPASPPDAEREPAKAAVSG; translated from the coding sequence ATGAGCCGATTGAAGGACCTTCAGAAGAACCTGTTTGGAGGCACCACCTCCAACGCCCGTCAGTTCGGCATGATCTTCACGTTGGTGGCGATCGTCCTGCTGTTCCAGATCCTGACCGACGGGCTGACCCTGCGATCGGACAACCTGATCGCACTCTTCCAGCAGAACTCGTACATCCTCATCCTGGCCATCGGCATGCTGATGGTGATCGTCGCCGGGCACATCGACCTGTCGGTCGGCTCGGTCGCGGCGATCGCCGGCATCCTGGTCGCGAAGTCGATGACCGAGTGGAACCTGCCCTGGCCCGTCGCCATCCTCTTCGGCCTCGCGATCGGTGCCATCATCGGCGCCTGGCAGGGCTTCTGGGTGGCCTACATCGGGGTACCGGCGTTCATCGTCACCCTGGCCGGCATGCTGCTCTTCCGCGGCGGCAACCAGTTCATCGGTAACGCCAACACCATCCCGGTGCCCGAGGGCTTCCGGGAGATCGGCTCGGGGTTCCTGCCCGAGTTCGGGCCGAACACCGGCTACAACAACGCCACGCTGCTGCTCGGCCTGGCTGCGGCGGTGGCCCTGGTGTGGCGGGAGCTGCGGCTGCGCCAGACCCGCCGGGCGATGGACGCGGACCCCGCGCCGATGTGGATCTCGATCCTGCGCATGGCCGTCATGGTCGGCGTGATCGCCTTCGCCGCGCTGCGCTTCGCCAGTGGTCGCGTCGGCACCAGTTTCCCGATCTCCGGCATCATCCTGGTGGCGCTGGTCATCGCCTACTCCTTCTACACCCGCAACACGGCCGGCGGCCGGCACATCTACGCGGTGGGCGGCAACGCCCGGGCCGCGGAGCTGTCCGGTGTGAAGCTCAAGCGGGTCAACTTCTTCGTCATGATGAACATGTCCGTCCTGGCCGCCCTGGCCGGCATGATCTTCGTGGCCCGCTCGGCGGCCTCCGGACCGCAGGACGGTAACGGCTGGGAACTGGACGCGATCGCCGCTGTCTTCATCGGTGGCGCGGCCGTCTCCGGCGGTATCGGAACCATCAGCGGCTCCATCGTTGGTGGTCTCGTCATGGCCGTGCTCAACAACGGCCTGCAACTGATGGGCGTCGGCACCGACCGCGTCCAGATCATCAAGGGCCTGGTCCTGCTGCTGGCCGTCGCGATCGACGTCTACAACAAGAGCCAGGGGCGCTTCTCCATCATCGGAAGTCTGATGCGACCGTTCCGTCGCGAGGACGCCGCCCCACCCGCCTCACCGCCGGACGCGGAGCGCGAGCCCGCCAAGGCTGCGGTGTCCGGCTGA
- a CDS encoding SWIM zinc finger family protein, translating to MADNAEFDDQWDDDAEPVRDDGRARSFPAFGPDRRIGRTFATTWWGTAWIDAMERAALDRGQLSRGRRYAFAGQVGPITVSPGRISAPVHDGDPETPHDTVVRVAPLSDRQWDRLLDALAAKAGHIAALLDREMPPDLVDTAEDAGVRLLPGFGDLEPECDCPSWDQPCRHAAALAYQTSWLLDRDPFVLLLMRGRAEVELVEELRGRNARRRFAVADDAAPAGTGADEAYAATPAPLPGPPVPVPGEPLALAPLLAGHSAPGVNAEALGLLAADAASRARSLLAATREELLAPDPEAWPDAVRLAARAPRSPAVERLAEATGRAADLPRAIRAWEYGGTAGVDVLDAVFTPPPEVTARATETLREMGDDGVKTWRNRWTVGRDLQVRYGRDGHWYPFRRRAGAWWPAGPPRTDPVDAVLDLPPDLPTGRP from the coding sequence GTGGCTGACAACGCCGAATTCGACGACCAGTGGGACGACGACGCCGAGCCGGTGCGGGACGACGGCCGGGCCCGCAGCTTCCCGGCCTTCGGGCCGGACCGGCGGATCGGCCGGACGTTCGCCACCACCTGGTGGGGCACCGCCTGGATCGACGCGATGGAGCGGGCCGCGCTCGACCGCGGGCAGCTGAGCCGGGGCCGCCGGTACGCGTTCGCCGGCCAGGTCGGCCCGATCACCGTGAGCCCGGGCCGGATCTCCGCGCCGGTCCACGACGGCGACCCGGAGACACCGCACGACACGGTGGTACGCGTGGCCCCGCTCTCCGATCGCCAGTGGGACCGGCTGCTCGACGCACTCGCCGCGAAGGCCGGGCACATCGCCGCGCTGCTCGACCGGGAGATGCCGCCCGACCTGGTCGACACCGCCGAGGACGCCGGCGTACGCCTGCTGCCCGGCTTCGGTGACCTGGAGCCGGAGTGCGACTGCCCCTCGTGGGACCAGCCCTGCCGGCACGCCGCCGCGCTGGCCTACCAGACGTCCTGGCTCCTCGACCGCGACCCGTTCGTGCTGCTGCTGATGCGCGGGCGGGCCGAGGTCGAGCTGGTGGAGGAGCTGCGTGGGCGCAACGCCCGGCGGCGCTTCGCGGTGGCGGACGACGCCGCCCCGGCCGGCACCGGAGCGGACGAGGCGTACGCCGCCACCCCGGCGCCGCTGCCGGGCCCGCCCGTGCCGGTGCCGGGCGAACCGCTGGCGCTCGCCCCACTTCTCGCCGGGCACTCCGCGCCCGGCGTCAACGCCGAGGCGCTCGGGCTGCTCGCCGCCGACGCCGCGTCCCGGGCGCGGAGCCTGCTCGCCGCCACCCGGGAGGAGCTGCTCGCGCCGGACCCCGAGGCCTGGCCGGACGCCGTGCGGCTGGCGGCCCGCGCGCCGCGTTCGCCGGCGGTCGAACGGCTGGCCGAGGCCACCGGCCGGGCGGCGGACCTGCCCCGGGCCATCCGAGCCTGGGAGTACGGCGGCACCGCCGGCGTCGACGTCCTGGACGCGGTGTTCACCCCACCACCCGAGGTGACCGCCCGGGCCACCGAAACGCTGCGTGAGATGGGCGACGACGGCGTCAAGACCTGGCGCAACCGGTGGACAGTCGGCCGGGACCTCCAGGTGCGCTACGGCCGGGACGGGCACTGGTATCCGTTCCGGCGCCGCGCCGGTGCCTGGTGGCCGGCGGGCCCGCCCCGCACCGACCCGGTTGACGCCGTGCTCGACCTGCCCCCGGACCTGCCCACCGGCCGTCCGTGA
- a CDS encoding DEAD/DEAH box helicase, with amino-acid sequence MRFAVVFTPGDPPRTGRIHVHHPAGEALTEHFAGVGEDDELRLAIPGDGRPVAETVPVRTLGVGDAVRRLVALRDTDELDPTAAFWSAVAVTALHLTARGRILPGVSPQGYDAWRAGPFDVADVRRIRALAAAMPAAARAVPLDPTARRLVLPDPEELIRAFLDAVADTLPRTPAAPWLTGDPRFTAAEPQRAEELRGWAGQVSAGVDTGLRMALRVEIRGDLDSTVPTAVVRLRSLADPTLVSDAATLWAGDEHGLGDRATVEAMLAVRRAAALWQPLQRLLDEAAPIELELLDEDLVDLLGGAEARLAAAGIDIEWPPQLSRALAARVLVSSPPEQPADPAAFFRSAAPMPLRWQLTLAGVPLTDEQTDLVAGARPIVRLRDGWVLAPPALAGKAAERQLSPCPAYDALAATLAASTEVAGERVEVVADGWLGALCDLLGDPDGGPEPLTPPAGLAGRLRDYQLRGLRWLERMASLGFGGCLADDMGLGKTVTVVALHLRRQLDRRTAGATLVVCPASVLGTWEREIHKFAPGTSVRRFHGTARSLAELTDGIVLTSYGTMRLDADTLANQCWGLVVADEAQYVKNRLSGTAKALRMIPARARVALTGTPVENDLTDLWAILDWTTPGLLGAAGQFRTSWARPIEVDRDSATVARLSRLVRPFLLRRRKSDPGIAPELPPKTVTDHLVPLTAEQTALYEKVVGEVLADIRASGAGIARRGLVLKLLVELKQVCNHPAHYLKEPRGPLRGRSEKLQLLDDLLDTILAEGGGALVFTQYVRMARLLARHLAERGVPAQLLHGGTPVPQREDLVRRFQAGEVPVFLLSLKAAGAGLTLTRADHVIHYDRWWNPAVEEQATDRAHRIGQTRPVQVHRLIAQGTLEERIAALLESKRALADAVLTGGETALTELSDAELLRLVRLGGEE; translated from the coding sequence GTGCGGTTCGCGGTCGTCTTCACGCCGGGCGACCCGCCCCGGACCGGCCGGATCCACGTTCATCACCCGGCCGGCGAGGCGCTGACCGAGCACTTCGCCGGCGTCGGAGAGGACGACGAACTGCGGCTGGCCATCCCGGGCGACGGCCGGCCGGTCGCCGAGACCGTGCCGGTCCGCACCCTTGGAGTGGGCGACGCCGTTCGCCGGCTCGTCGCGCTGCGCGACACCGACGAGCTCGACCCGACCGCCGCGTTCTGGTCGGCCGTCGCGGTCACCGCGCTGCACCTCACCGCCCGGGGGCGGATCCTGCCCGGAGTGTCCCCGCAGGGGTACGACGCCTGGCGGGCCGGCCCGTTCGACGTCGCCGACGTGCGACGGATCCGGGCGCTGGCCGCCGCCATGCCAGCGGCGGCGCGCGCGGTGCCGCTGGATCCGACCGCGCGACGGCTGGTCCTCCCCGATCCGGAGGAGCTGATCCGCGCGTTCCTCGACGCGGTGGCCGACACGCTGCCGCGCACCCCGGCCGCGCCCTGGCTCACCGGCGACCCTCGGTTCACCGCCGCGGAGCCCCAGCGGGCCGAGGAGCTGCGCGGCTGGGCCGGGCAGGTCTCCGCCGGGGTGGACACCGGCCTGCGGATGGCACTGCGGGTGGAGATCCGGGGAGATCTCGACAGCACCGTGCCGACCGCCGTCGTCCGGCTCCGCAGCCTCGCCGACCCCACCCTGGTCAGCGACGCCGCCACCCTCTGGGCAGGAGACGAGCACGGCCTCGGCGACCGGGCCACCGTGGAGGCGATGCTCGCCGTGCGACGCGCCGCCGCCCTGTGGCAACCGCTGCAACGGCTCCTCGACGAGGCCGCGCCGATCGAGCTGGAGCTGCTCGACGAGGACCTGGTCGACCTGCTCGGCGGCGCCGAGGCCCGGCTCGCCGCCGCCGGCATCGACATCGAGTGGCCACCGCAACTCTCTCGTGCCCTCGCCGCCCGTGTGCTGGTCAGCTCCCCACCGGAGCAGCCCGCCGACCCGGCGGCTTTCTTCCGCTCCGCCGCGCCGATGCCGCTGCGTTGGCAGCTGACCCTCGCCGGGGTCCCGCTGACCGACGAGCAGACCGACCTGGTCGCCGGTGCCCGGCCGATCGTCCGCCTCCGGGACGGGTGGGTCCTGGCTCCACCGGCACTGGCCGGCAAGGCCGCCGAACGGCAGCTTTCCCCGTGCCCGGCGTACGACGCCCTGGCCGCGACCCTGGCAGCCAGCACCGAGGTGGCCGGCGAGCGGGTCGAGGTGGTGGCCGACGGTTGGTTGGGTGCGCTGTGCGACCTGCTCGGCGACCCGGATGGCGGGCCGGAGCCGCTGACACCGCCGGCAGGGCTGGCCGGCCGCCTGCGCGACTACCAGCTGCGCGGGCTGCGCTGGCTGGAGCGGATGGCCTCGCTCGGGTTCGGTGGCTGTCTCGCCGACGACATGGGCCTCGGCAAGACGGTCACTGTCGTCGCCCTGCACCTGCGCCGGCAGCTCGACCGGAGGACCGCGGGCGCGACCCTGGTGGTCTGCCCCGCGTCGGTGCTCGGCACCTGGGAACGGGAGATCCACAAATTCGCCCCCGGCACGTCCGTGCGCCGCTTCCACGGCACCGCGCGTTCACTGGCGGAGCTGACCGACGGGATCGTGCTGACAAGTTACGGCACCATGCGACTCGACGCCGACACCCTGGCCAACCAGTGTTGGGGGCTGGTGGTCGCCGACGAGGCGCAGTACGTCAAGAATCGGCTCAGCGGCACCGCGAAGGCGCTGCGAATGATTCCGGCGCGTGCCCGGGTCGCGCTCACCGGCACCCCCGTGGAGAACGACCTCACCGATCTGTGGGCGATCCTGGACTGGACCACGCCCGGCCTGCTGGGCGCGGCGGGGCAGTTCCGTACGAGCTGGGCCCGGCCGATCGAGGTGGACCGGGACTCCGCGACCGTCGCGCGGCTGTCCCGCCTGGTCCGTCCGTTCCTGCTGCGCCGCCGCAAGTCGGATCCGGGCATCGCCCCCGAGCTGCCACCGAAGACGGTCACCGATCACCTTGTCCCGCTGACCGCCGAGCAGACCGCCCTCTACGAGAAGGTGGTCGGTGAGGTGCTGGCCGACATCCGGGCCAGCGGCGCCGGCATCGCCCGCCGTGGGCTGGTGCTCAAACTGCTGGTCGAGCTGAAGCAGGTCTGCAACCACCCGGCGCACTACTTGAAGGAGCCGCGCGGCCCGCTGCGCGGCCGGTCGGAGAAGCTGCAGCTCCTCGACGACCTGCTGGACACCATCCTCGCCGAGGGCGGCGGCGCGCTGGTCTTCACCCAGTACGTGCGGATGGCCCGGCTGCTGGCACGCCACCTGGCCGAGCGGGGCGTACCGGCGCAGTTGCTGCACGGCGGCACGCCCGTGCCGCAGCGCGAGGACCTGGTCCGCCGGTTCCAGGCCGGTGAGGTGCCGGTCTTCCTGCTGTCCCTCAAGGCGGCCGGCGCCGGCCTGACCCTCACCCGAGCCGACCACGTCATCCACTACGACCGCTGGTGGAACCCGGCGGTCGAGGAGCAGGCCACCGACCGGGCCCACCGGATCGGGCAGACCAGGCCGGTGCAGGTGCACCGGCTGATCGCGCAGGGCACCCTGGAGGAGCGCATCGCCGCCCTGCTGGAGTCCAAGAGGGCGCTCGCCGACGCCGTGCTCACCGGCGGCGAGACCGCCCTGACCGAGCTGTCCGACGCCGAGCTGCTCCGTCTCGTCCGGCTCGGCGGCGAGGAATGA
- a CDS encoding acyl-CoA thioesterase — MGDPFRVRITVRGYELDTQGHLNQAVYLQYGEHARWECLRAAGIAQDRLLAAGVGPVAMEVTLKYLRELRGGDEVDVSCEFRWGEGRAFHIEQDYTLPDGTPVARLTGVGGLLDLSARRLVPDPRGRFRELATDPAPLNL, encoded by the coding sequence ATGGGAGATCCGTTCCGGGTACGCATCACCGTTCGTGGCTACGAGCTGGACACCCAGGGCCACCTGAACCAGGCCGTCTACCTCCAGTACGGCGAGCACGCCCGGTGGGAGTGCCTGCGCGCGGCCGGCATCGCGCAGGACCGGCTTCTCGCCGCCGGTGTGGGACCGGTCGCCATGGAGGTGACCCTCAAGTACCTGCGGGAGCTGCGCGGCGGTGACGAGGTGGACGTCTCCTGCGAGTTCCGCTGGGGCGAGGGCCGGGCCTTCCACATCGAACAGGACTACACCCTCCCGGACGGGACCCCGGTGGCGCGGCTGACCGGGGTGGGCGGACTGCTGGATCTGTCGGCCCGGCGGCTGGTGCCCGACCCGCGCGGACGGTTCCGGGAGTTGGCCACCGACCCGGCACCACTCAACCTCTGA
- a CDS encoding ROK family transcriptional regulator gives MPSVPGASQEEIRRQNLGAVLRYVHLHGPTSRAELTSRLGLNRSTIGALAADLVASGLVTEEAPTTARRAGRPSLVVSPRSDRVYAHALSIDADRLRAARVGLGGRILDLREVARPGGMTAVDAVGPLADLVRDMERSVAPDALLVGGAVAVTDTTCEADGTIRIAGVDESLGVALEAEFTAGPGFVAGDLADIAGLAEHIRGVAAGIDDLIYLHGDLGISAGIIVDGRLVIGHRGHSGKVGHMVVNPNGLLCGCGSRGCWETEIGEAALLRHAGRDPGDRGAVAEVLRAAADGDRTAREAVEQIADWLGFGVANLVNVVNPDAVVFGGSLRDIFTAGADAVRSRLGAMPLPGSREHLRLEAAALGRDAVLIGAAELAFDKLLADPLNVGVAGQLGADDPA, from the coding sequence CTGCCCTCCGTTCCCGGCGCCAGCCAGGAGGAGATCCGGCGGCAGAACCTCGGCGCCGTCCTGCGCTACGTCCACCTGCACGGGCCGACGTCCCGGGCCGAGCTGACCAGCCGACTCGGCCTCAACCGCAGCACCATCGGCGCTCTGGCGGCCGACCTGGTCGCCAGTGGCCTGGTCACCGAAGAGGCGCCGACCACCGCCCGCCGTGCCGGCCGCCCCTCGCTGGTGGTCAGCCCCCGTTCCGACCGGGTCTACGCGCACGCGCTGAGCATCGACGCGGACCGACTGCGCGCCGCCCGGGTCGGCCTCGGTGGGCGCATCCTGGACCTGCGCGAGGTCGCCCGTCCCGGTGGCATGACGGCGGTCGACGCCGTCGGGCCGCTGGCCGACCTCGTCCGCGACATGGAACGCTCCGTAGCCCCCGACGCGCTGCTGGTCGGCGGCGCGGTCGCGGTCACCGACACCACCTGCGAGGCGGACGGCACCATCCGGATCGCCGGCGTCGACGAGAGCCTGGGCGTCGCGCTCGAGGCCGAATTCACCGCCGGCCCAGGCTTCGTGGCTGGCGACCTGGCCGACATCGCCGGCCTGGCCGAGCACATCCGCGGCGTGGCGGCCGGCATCGACGATCTCATCTACCTGCACGGTGACCTCGGCATCAGCGCCGGCATCATCGTCGATGGCCGGCTGGTGATCGGACACCGGGGCCACAGCGGCAAGGTCGGTCACATGGTGGTCAACCCGAACGGGTTGCTCTGCGGCTGCGGCTCCCGCGGCTGCTGGGAGACCGAGATCGGCGAGGCCGCGCTGCTGCGGCACGCCGGCCGGGACCCTGGTGACCGTGGAGCGGTGGCCGAGGTGCTGCGCGCGGCGGCGGACGGCGACCGGACCGCTCGGGAGGCGGTCGAGCAGATCGCCGACTGGCTCGGCTTCGGCGTGGCCAACCTGGTCAACGTGGTCAACCCGGACGCCGTGGTGTTCGGCGGCTCGCTGCGCGACATCTTCACCGCCGGTGCGGACGCGGTCCGCAGCCGGTTGGGTGCCATGCCGCTGCCGGGCTCCCGTGAGCACCTACGTCTGGAGGCGGCGGCACTCGGCCGGGACGCCGTCCTGATCGGCGCCGCCGAACTGGCCTTCGACAAGTTGCTGGCCGACCCGCTGAACGTGGGTGTCGCGGGCCAGTTGGGCGCCGACGACCCGGCCTGA
- a CDS encoding sugar-binding protein, which translates to MRKFFGTSVVAISAAAMLALAGCGSGRDGESGGSSGDAKGFAANSLIGVALPAKTSENWVLAGDLFTNGLKEAGFQADVQYAGASTTVADQQAQITAMTTKGAKVIVIGATDAAQLSTQVAAAHAAGAKVIAYDRLITNTPDLDYYVAFDNFKVGELQGQALLEGMKAKKPNGPYNIELFSGSPDDNNAGVFFNGAMSVLKPEIDKGNVVVASKQTDVKQTAIQGWKAEGAQARMDQLLTSTYGNKELDGVLSPNDTLARAIITSIKGAGKQVPVVTGQDSEVESVKSIVAGEQYMTINKDTRNLVKETINMVKSLQAGNTPQVNDTKSYNNGSKVVDTYLLPPVAVTKANAAEAYANDPKLAPLTK; encoded by the coding sequence ATGCGTAAATTCTTCGGCACGTCGGTGGTCGCCATCAGCGCCGCCGCCATGCTGGCTCTCGCCGGCTGCGGCTCCGGCCGTGACGGCGAGTCCGGCGGCTCCAGCGGAGACGCCAAGGGCTTCGCGGCCAACTCGCTGATCGGTGTCGCCCTGCCGGCCAAGACCTCGGAGAACTGGGTCCTCGCCGGTGACCTCTTCACCAACGGTCTCAAGGAGGCCGGTTTCCAGGCTGACGTGCAGTACGCGGGCGCGTCGACCACGGTGGCCGACCAGCAGGCCCAGATCACCGCCATGACCACCAAGGGTGCCAAGGTCATCGTCATCGGCGCGACCGACGCCGCGCAGCTCTCGACCCAGGTCGCGGCGGCCCACGCGGCCGGCGCGAAGGTCATCGCGTACGACCGGCTCATCACCAACACGCCGGACCTCGACTACTACGTCGCGTTCGACAACTTCAAGGTCGGCGAGCTCCAGGGCCAGGCCCTGCTCGAGGGCATGAAGGCCAAGAAGCCGAACGGCCCGTACAACATCGAGCTGTTCTCCGGCTCGCCGGACGACAACAACGCCGGTGTCTTCTTCAACGGCGCGATGAGCGTGCTCAAGCCGGAGATCGACAAGGGCAACGTGGTCGTCGCCTCGAAGCAGACCGACGTCAAGCAGACCGCCATCCAGGGCTGGAAGGCCGAGGGTGCGCAGGCCCGCATGGACCAGCTGCTGACCTCGACCTACGGCAACAAGGAGCTGGACGGCGTCCTCTCCCCGAACGACACCCTGGCCCGCGCGATCATCACCTCGATCAAGGGTGCTGGCAAGCAGGTCCCGGTCGTCACCGGTCAGGACTCCGAGGTTGAGTCGGTCAAGTCGATCGTCGCTGGCGAGCAGTACATGACGATCAACAAGGACACGCGGAACCTGGTCAAGGAGACCATCAACATGGTCAAGTCCCTCCAGGCCGGTAACACCCCGCAGGTGAACGACACCAAGTCCTACAACAACGGCAGCAAGGTCGTCGACACGTACCTGCTCCCGCCGGTCGCCGTCACCAAGGCGAACGCGGCTGAGGCGTACGCCAACGACCCGAAGCTCGCGCCGCTCACCAAGTAA
- a CDS encoding NAD-dependent epimerase/dehydratase family protein, with amino-acid sequence MRIFVAGGTGVLGRPLVEALVARGHEVTASTQRTEKLSIIEAFGARPALMDGLDEAAVRRAILESEPEVIINQITALSTPSHDYATWLAMTNRLRSEGTKTLMAAAREAGTRRVVAQSASFMTPPVGSGPTDESSPLYLEAPEPIRSHIQANVAAETLVVDTPGIEGLVLRYGFFYGQGTAIGPGGEWAEGIKSGDVPIVGDGAGRYPFVHVRDAASATVQAVDRGSPGIYNVVGDEPARQAEWLPYLAEILDAPPPRRVSEEEAEEQIGVQAVYYGTQIRAASNAKAKSELGLTLEYPSWREGFRRVFA; translated from the coding sequence GTGCGGATCTTCGTCGCGGGCGGAACAGGAGTCCTGGGTCGGCCCCTCGTCGAGGCGCTGGTCGCCCGGGGTCACGAGGTCACGGCCAGCACCCAACGGACCGAGAAACTCTCCATCATCGAGGCATTCGGGGCGCGGCCGGCACTGATGGACGGGCTCGACGAGGCTGCGGTGCGTCGCGCGATCCTCGAGAGCGAACCGGAGGTGATCATCAATCAGATCACCGCGCTCTCCACGCCGTCCCATGACTACGCCACGTGGCTGGCAATGACCAACCGGCTGCGGAGCGAGGGCACGAAGACGCTGATGGCGGCGGCTCGCGAAGCCGGCACCCGTCGAGTTGTCGCGCAGAGCGCCAGCTTCATGACCCCGCCGGTCGGATCGGGCCCCACGGACGAGTCGTCACCGCTGTATCTCGAGGCCCCGGAACCGATCCGCAGCCACATCCAGGCGAACGTCGCGGCCGAGACACTGGTGGTGGACACACCAGGGATCGAAGGCCTCGTCCTCCGATACGGCTTCTTCTACGGTCAGGGCACCGCGATCGGACCGGGTGGAGAATGGGCGGAAGGGATCAAGTCGGGCGACGTGCCAATTGTCGGCGACGGGGCCGGCCGGTATCCGTTCGTACACGTCCGCGACGCCGCGTCGGCCACCGTGCAGGCGGTCGACCGGGGAAGCCCCGGTATCTACAACGTCGTGGGGGATGAGCCCGCACGCCAGGCTGAGTGGCTGCCCTACCTGGCCGAAATCCTGGACGCCCCTCCGCCGCGGCGCGTCTCCGAGGAGGAGGCCGAGGAGCAGATCGGAGTGCAAGCCGTGTACTACGGCACCCAGATCCGCGCGGCCAGCAACGCCAAGGCCAAGTCCGAGTTGGGGCTGACTCTGGAGTACCCGTCATGGCGGGAGGGATTCCGGAGGGTTTTCGCTTGA
- the mmsA gene encoding multiple monosaccharide ABC transporter ATP-binding protein: MSNVPILLEMRSITKEFPGVKALSDVNLVVRAGEIHAIAGENGAGKSTLMKVLSGVYPYGTYDGQIVYQGAEARFSDIRASENAGIVIIHQELALIPHMSITENIFLGNEPRKRGAIDWTAANRMALDLMARVGLEEDPDTLIKDIGVGKQQLVEIAKAFAKDVKLLILDEPTAALNEADSRHLLDLLRGFRSRGITSIMISHKLNEIAAIANQITILRDGRTVETLEVTEDGIDEDRIVRGMVGRELSSRFPDHTPKIGEVFFEVRDWNVRHPISAERQVCKNESFVVRRGEIVGFAGLMGAGRTELAMSVFGRSYGVYESGTIIKDGKEIVLKSVADAIANGLAYVSEDRKAIGLNLLDDIKASTVAAKLSKISHHGVLNQVEEYKAAEAYRKELRTKAPTVDEGVSKLSGGNQQKVVLAKWMFTDPDLLILDEPTRGIDVGAKYEIYGIIQRLADQGKGVVVISSELPELIGLCDRIYTVFEGAITGEIARKDADPETLMKQMTSTKKMLTR, translated from the coding sequence ATGAGCAACGTGCCCATCCTCCTTGAGATGCGTTCCATCACCAAGGAGTTTCCCGGAGTCAAGGCCCTCTCCGACGTCAACCTGGTGGTTCGCGCCGGCGAGATCCATGCCATCGCGGGTGAGAACGGTGCGGGCAAGTCGACCCTGATGAAGGTCCTCAGCGGGGTCTACCCGTACGGCACCTACGACGGCCAGATCGTCTATCAGGGCGCGGAGGCCCGGTTCTCCGACATCCGCGCCAGCGAGAACGCCGGGATCGTGATCATCCACCAGGAACTCGCGCTCATCCCGCACATGTCGATCACCGAGAACATCTTCCTCGGCAACGAACCGCGCAAGCGGGGCGCGATCGACTGGACGGCCGCGAACCGGATGGCGCTGGACCTGATGGCCCGGGTCGGTCTCGAGGAAGACCCGGACACCCTGATCAAGGACATCGGGGTCGGCAAGCAGCAGCTGGTGGAGATCGCCAAGGCGTTCGCCAAGGACGTCAAGCTGCTCATCCTGGACGAGCCGACCGCGGCGCTGAACGAGGCCGACTCCCGGCACCTGCTGGACCTGCTGCGCGGGTTCCGGTCCAGGGGCATCACCTCGATCATGATTTCGCACAAGCTCAACGAGATCGCGGCGATCGCCAACCAGATCACGATCCTGCGCGACGGCCGGACGGTGGAGACCCTCGAGGTCACCGAGGACGGCATCGACGAGGACCGGATCGTGCGGGGCATGGTCGGCCGCGAGCTGAGCAGCCGGTTCCCGGACCACACGCCGAAGATCGGTGAAGTCTTCTTCGAGGTCCGCGACTGGAACGTCCGGCACCCGATCTCCGCCGAGCGCCAGGTCTGCAAGAACGAGAGCTTCGTGGTGCGCCGCGGCGAGATCGTCGGTTTCGCCGGCCTGATGGGCGCGGGTCGTACCGAGTTGGCGATGAGCGTCTTCGGTCGCTCCTACGGCGTGTACGAGTCGGGCACGATCATCAAGGACGGCAAGGAGATCGTGCTCAAGTCGGTGGCGGATGCGATCGCCAACGGGCTCGCGTACGTCAGTGAGGACCGCAAGGCGATCGGTCTCAACCTGCTCGACGACATCAAGGCGTCGACGGTGGCCGCCAAGCTGTCCAAGATCTCGCACCACGGTGTCCTCAACCAGGTGGAGGAGTACAAGGCGGCCGAGGCATACCGCAAGGAGTTGCGGACCAAGGCTCCGACGGTCGACGAGGGCGTCTCGAAGCTCTCCGGCGGCAACCAGCAGAAGGTGGTGCTGGCGAAGTGGATGTTCACCGACCCGGACCTGCTGATCCTCGACGAGCCGACGCGCGGCATCGACGTGGGTGCCAAGTACGAGATCTACGGCATCATCCAGCGGCTCGCCGACCAGGGGAAGGGCGTCGTCGTCATCTCCTCGGAACTGCCTGAGCTGATCGGGCTCTGCGACCGCATCTACACCGTGTTCGAAGGCGCCATCACGGGCGAGATCGCCCGCAAGGATGCGGACCCGGAGACCCTCATGAAGCAGATGACCTCTACGAAGAAGATGTTGACACGATGA